The genomic segment CATGgaaattgaaatttcaaattcacgCCAATACACCACTAAATTCATGCTATTATCCTTAAGCTCTCACCAATATGGGaaacacattaaaaaaaatgttataattATAGTTCATGTGAAATAAAAAAGACAAAAGAAAAAcctttatattaaaataaaaatattttaataaccaaaaaaaacttttatgagATCgtcttatatattaattttgtgaaaaaaatattcgAACAAGTCTCTCatgattatatattaaataaatagacCAGATCGATCCATGTCACGGTCTCACGAACATATGTTAGTGATTAAAACATGGATGTAAAAGCCCAATACAGAAGGCCCAATAGAGCCAGGCCCATCCGAGACACAGATAAAACCCAGCTCAAATTTATTTCCTCTGTCCATGCTCTCTCTTCGGGGTCTCTTCTTTATTTTAGCAGGTACTTTTGGGGCGGCGCATGGCATATGCTACCCGGTGTTGATCGAACAGGTGTCGCTCGATTTGGCAAGGCGGAATACATACGAATCTGGGAAGAGCACGGAAATTGATTTTGTGGTGTCTTTGCAACTGAAGGATATGAAAGCCAAGAACTTTCGGAAAAGAAGTCTAGAGGTCGAAGATGAAGACCCCGACCATGAAAAAAGGtgctattttttttagaaaatagtTTCATATCAGGGTTATTTGGTTGCTATTTTCCCCGAACTTACGTCTCTAGTACATTGCGCATTTCTAGTTTTGTTGTGTGTTGTATCTCCAATTGATTGGATATTTGGTTGCTATTTGCCCCGAACATGTCTTTGACATGGGTTTCTTCACTTGTCATGTGTCGGCCACGTCTTCCAAGTAATGTAGCTAATACCGCAGAAGGTGTGGACTGCCTCAAAACTACGCCTTTAACAAACTTAACCCAGGGATTTATTAAATACAGTTTACATTCTTTTGGAAAATGGGCCCAAAATGGAATGGACCCATATTTTGTCTGCTTCATTCATACTTAGAGTATTGATTGATGGATGGTTATTCAATTAGATTAGCTTTGGCGCTGGAGGAGGTAAAATACCTGCAGAAGCAAAGGGAGAAGAAATCTGGAATACCCGCATTGCCCATCCCTGCAACGTCTGTGGCTGCAAGTGGCGTGGCTTCCAACAGCAGTGCCGGTGGTTTGGTTCACAAAGTAAATGATAAGAGTGAAGGTGATGGAGAGAAGGATGATTTGGTTTTGCAGGACACCTTTGCTCAGGAAACTGCTGTCATGGAGGAGGACCCCAATATGTATGTATTTTCTCCACGTGTACTTTTTGAACTTCTTACTGGGTTTAAGGCATTAAGCGTTTTTATACCATGCAATTGCTTTATGATTTCAATTACTTTACCTTTTATCATGTTCTTTCTGAAGCAACaataatttgttttgatttgcAATTTGAATGGTTTGTAACGAGTATGAGACGAAATAATGACTTTTTATGAAGAATGGTTTTTGCTCTAGGAGGCAAAGCCATGAAGTTCATTTTTTACACTTAAAGAGGAAAAAAGCTTAATGAGCATGTTCTCTGCATGGATGATAAAAGCAATTGAGGCTGCATATGTGAAGACTATTCCCTatgaattgaattttttttataataaaaatggaTTTGTACAAAGGCACAAACCAATTGGAACCCTTTTTGCCCAAGAAAGTGAGgaaattcattttcttttttcttcttatCAAATTTCGACGGAGATACTAGTGAATAATTCAACATGGTAATTACTTTTCATTGTTTTCAAGGATACATAGGGCGGTGCAGCAGCTGCTATCTTGTATTCTAAAGTGGTAAATATGTTCACTACCTAAGGGTCATGCTATGTGTTTCTGTGTAAGACAGTGAATGTTGTTTTGATTTGAAGTAATTCGGACCAAGTTATAACACATGGCTTGTTCATTAATTATACGAGAATGAAGTTGGAATTTAATACTTTAAATTTGGTGACAAGAATATGCAtggaatataaaaatattaactctGAAATTGACATTTtccaattttctaaaaaaatttgtaatctttttaattatttataaaacaaTCAATCCAGTGTTTCTGATGTGTTATCCAGTGTATTTACTTTTGTTCAATCTTTATTGCTCGGAATCTAATATGCAGGTTGAGATATGTGGAACAAGAATTGGCaaagaaaaagggaaataaTGTTGACTTGGAAAATCCTGCCGAAAATGAAGTTAAGCGTGCAGAGGATGAATTATATGATATCCCGGAGCATCTTAAAGTAAGTGACTTGACAAGTTTGCTTGCCCcattcttttatttgttttagtATCAGACAGATTGTCTACTCATCTCTCATGCACCAATGAACATTTGTTGCTAACACAAGTTATTGGATCATCACTTGTAGCCTTTGGTTAATTGCAACTTTGTTCTCACTACAAACCCTGTTGTCCTTGGTggattatatttatatgttcatGTGGGATGTGCTTTTCTCTCTGGATTTTTTCATGTAGTGGTTATCATCAAGATTTCTGCATTATGAAGCTTAGAACTCGCTACCCATATGAATATTCTCTTTTCATGACTCCGTCA from the Primulina huaijiensis isolate GDHJ02 unplaced genomic scaffold, ASM1229523v2 scaffold208094, whole genome shotgun sequence genome contains:
- the LOC140966831 gene encoding protein COP1 SUPPRESSOR 2 isoform X1, with protein sequence MLSLRGLFFILAGTFGAAHGICYPVLIEQVSLDLARRNTYESGKSTEIDFVVSLQLKDMKAKNFRKRSLEVEDEDPDHEKRLALALEEVKYLQKQREKKSGIPALPIPATSVAASGVASNSSAGGLVHKVNDKSEGDGEKDDLVLQDTFAQETAVMEEDPNMLRYVEQELAKKKGNNVDLENPAENEVKRAEDELYDIPEHLKVKRRNSGESSTQWTTGIAEIQLSIEYKLKNIEETEAAKKLLQEKRLAGRSKVESSIPSSFSADFSQRGKDYAEKLRKDNPKSHKDKSKDDGGVESKHPDPAPDAVVRRQAATDELMLERFRKRERQRVIRR